A stretch of DNA from Juglans microcarpa x Juglans regia isolate MS1-56 chromosome 5D, Jm3101_v1.0, whole genome shotgun sequence:
ATTATACGTAAAGCGACACAAAATTTGTAATATAGTCAACGTGTTTTTTCTATTTGATTTACTTTGTTCAGTGGTTAGTcttgtaaaacattttctctgtttttccttTTGTCCTTTATTACTGATTGGTAcaagaaattgaaatgctttATCAGTGATTTCGTCACATTATAACGTTTGATACTCTAGCTTAACTCTGGAAAAGTTGTGGCTGTGGGTGCTGGGACTCATGATAAAGAGGGGAAATTGATACCTGTCAGTGTAAAAGAAGGAGATACTGTCCTCTTGCCTGAATATGGAGGAACTCAAGTGAAGCTTGGTGACAAAGAGTATGGGTTTTCCCTTCTTTCAGCTGTTGTGCCTCATAATTTTAGAACTCGTtgttgatatgtttttttttttcaatgcacCTTAGATATGGATGATCGTCctagttttgtgttttgtttcaCTTTAGCACTTTACGGGGTCATCAAAATTTATTCgctttatttttgttcatttagTCTTCAAATGCATGATTGTGCACATCCTAAGATGAGATAACTataaaagaaacattaaaaaaacatatcctAAGAAGAAATTTTGTAAGTATTTCAATGCATATATGATGAGGAAATCTTTAATGTCTTCAGCTTGATTTCTTGTCGTAAGAGTGCAAGTCAATATGGAACTGCCAAGTTGGGAAAAGTTGTCGTGGCTAGTGTTGTGATCTGTCACATTAGTACCTGTAGCTTTTCTTCGTGTTGTCATCAGCTTTCACGTTGGGAAGCAGATTTTAGGCTCTGCTCTCTCAAGTGTCCGATGACTTTGCATCTCTAGATTTGTATATTAGATAGAATCCTCCCTGAACCTTCCTGAGCTtcctattttgattttatcCTCCTTAAGGTTTAGTCGTTGGTTGGCTGCAATTCAACCCGTTCCCTTTACATGACACAAAGTATTGAGAATATATGCACACTTAAAGCTACTTGAAGTTTGTTTAAAGCATCTAAgcacttattttattattctgtcCGTGCTAAAGAAGTTCAAATCAGCTGACTTGCATGTTGATCTTAAGTATGAATGCTGCTCTTAACATTCCTGATAGGAATACCTTTTCTTAGTGGAACATTGTCAAGAGAAAAACTTTATCTCCAACCAATGCTTGGCAAGAAGCCTTGGCTAATGACTGCTGTTTATGCTTTATTTCAAATGTCATCCATTTCGAAATATCTAATGTTGACACCCAGGGTTTCTGTGGTTAAATACCTTTTTTGAATGGATTTCAGGTATCATCTGTATCGGGATGATGATATATTGGGAACGCTGCATGATTGAGGGGTAACATGGACTGTGATACTTTGAAATAGTTCAGGAGACATCGTAGATCCCAGTCATTTGCTTGCAAGTAGTAGTTCTACcaacaactcaaaaaaaatGTAGTTCGACGGTTCTGCCTTGTGCTGCAATTGAGCAGGTCCATTCTGTTTTTGGCTTTTTCATCGGATGAAAGTAACATGTACTTTGCCGTTATCTTAGAAATGATATCCATGAAAATAAATCAGCATTTTTTGCTTTAAGTTGCTGTTACAAAATATTGCCATTTGGTCCTATATCTTAATTGTGCAATTATGAGGATGCTTTGAAGTGCATGCCTCCTTTTTTCTCCCCGTGTATTTTTCCCCGTGCGGGAATCGTTGCTCTATGTCCAGATCCTTGGAACAATTTTTGGGTCAATGAGAAGTTGGTGAAATGAATTCAATCAAAACTGAGAGCACATCGTCTTCTACATTGCCTGGGAGGGGTCATCCTTCCTTCTCCattactttttctctctcctacaaCCTCATATTTTTCTCCACCTATCTCCATGACCTCATTGATTATAATAAAGTTTTGCTAGATCTATCACCATTCACGCATCACCAACTCACATGAGGTCGTGTGGGCCCCATTTGCCACCACCCGTGGCCCAATTAGAGCCATTTCTGCTCCAACGCCACCTCTCCTCGCTGTTATCATCTCTATCAGCTTCACTTTTTGTTagctcttttgtttttgttgatgTTTTTACTTTTGTTCATAAAATTTGGAGCTTAGATCTACACCAGAAAGTTGCCTAGCGCCGCCTACGTGCCCTCTGGAGACTATTGTTGCCACGCTTCACCACCCATCGAGCTCCGTCGTAGCTCTGCTATATTTTGTGTCTTGTTTTTCGAGGAGCTTCACGCTCTTCCGTCTGACAACCTGGTCTGATATTCTACGGCAGTTGTTTCAACCGATATCTTATAAAGCGCAATTAATAGCAATACATCGTTGGATTGTTTATTTGTGCCAAATACTCATATGGAACtgattttttataactatttctCAATCGTTACTTTTTATTTCGTGTTTTATATGAATTTGTTGGGGATGTTTATTGGCGTTGTCCAGCCACAACTTGTGCTATTCTTTAACAATAGAATTTTGGGCACTTAAGTAGGCATACACTTGACAACCCATTTTGACCGAAGCActctaatttatatttttttgtttcatttattttattttgatttttttgggaaaaaaactAAGTTAGATAAGTCATTTCTTTGTATtaggaaaatccaaaaaaaaacaaaaattattcaaTTCGGAAAAGAGATTGCCAGTGGGATTTGCAAACAGTTAACAATCTGTTACGTTTTCCCGCCTCATGGAAGTCTCTTTATGTTTTTCACACTGAAAGATTATTTCTTTATAGCAAGATCGACTCTTCATCTTGTTCTTCATACATTTCTCTGATATTTTCTCTTTGATTCACTCTCTCAATATCCGCTTTgcaaaaaaatggaggaagacGAAGACCCAGTAGCGCTCTACCTTGACAATTGGCAAGAACCCGAAAGTCGCAACGAAGAATTCTCACAGAACCTCCAAGACTCAGCATCCACTATACCCCAACTCCCTCGCTATTTTAATGGCCAATATTATGGAAAAGGAAATCGAACTCTGCTTCGACACCGTCAGTGATCACGAAATGCTGGGTCTTGTCCTAGAACTGGCTCGAGGTAACCGACTAGTTGAGGGGCTTTGCCTCTTGGACAAGACCCAGCCCACTATGCACGAGGTGGGTTGAACTTGATTAGAGATGGGAATCAAGTCAACACAGAAGATTATGTTTTCGACTGGGAGCATGAAGGGGTCTGCTGGAAGTGTTGGGTTTTGCTTGAAGATGTGATCAAATCGGAGCTCTTTGTGCAAGAGAAGTAGGGGTTGGGGTGGTTGGTTCATAAGGAGAATTCGGACGAATTGCCACCCTTTAGGGATCAGGAGAAAAAGGGTCTTATGTAGAGTTTTTGACCGATACCATACGAATGTGCGGCCAGAACCTCTGTGCGGTGGGTTGTTTGCGGATGATATTGAATTGGGCAAGACTCTTAACTTTCCTCTCTTTGAATGCTCATGATAAATGTGGTAGTGCTCTTGCTTCCGCCGATGCTAGTGTATATGTAAGATTTAGAAACTAAAATGTAAAACCAGAGAAGAAAGtgggaagaaggagaagagcaGAGAGAGAATTTGCTGTGAATGACAACTTTATTCCATAAAGGACAATTTGCTATTACAATGCGCAGCTCCTTATATACAGATAAAGGAAAACCAACTTTAACCAACTAGGGAATAATATACAGCAAATCTGTACTGCTGCATAACAAACTCTACAATTACATAAATGTACATTACAACTCAGCTATAAGAAGGACTTTCTAGTAAACTAATAGCAACACTATTACAAGCAGGTGGTGCACTTGATGATGACAGTGTCTGTAAATCAGCTCCTGTGATGTTGTCACGAGCACCTTCTGATCCTTGATGATTTGGTGATTTGAGAGTGGTGATGCCATGTTGTGCATGCATCTCTAATAGTATATGTGGAAATTTTAGATGAAATGGGTGAGGAAGGTAGAGGTGGTAGAAAGTGTAAGAGGGGAAGAACCAGCAAGATGAATGTTCAGGGCTGCAGAAAAAAGGTAAAATTAGTGGTATTGATACAAATTTTGGGAGGACAAGTTTGGTCGTTTGTCCATCTTTTGGGCTTTCGACCAGGGAAAGACAACTCAAGGAACCCGTTAATCCCAGAAATTTAAAAGCATACCTATATGAAGGCAATTGGATAAAGAGATGTGGAGCTGCTCCGAAGATAGGACATTGTATTAACATCCCATAGTACACTAGTTTCCGAACATTATTGGGCGGAGGAGTACCCTATGAAGAAGATTGAGTGTTGGTGAGTCATTGTGGATGAGGCACAAAATATACTGAACGTGGATGCTCAACAAAGTGAAGCCATCGCTGGTTTAATGGCCAAGCGGAAGTGGGTTGTTATAGGAATGCCCATTTTAATGGGCATTCCTGCTCTCTGAGCCATTTTCAGTTAAGACTTATTTGCAAAGCTTGGTGCACCGTCCGCCTAATCAGAGAAACCCAAAGGACCTTTCACGTCTGCAGGTAATATCATGTTGCAGGTCTTGTTCTTATACTAATGGGTGAAAGGAACGTTAACGTTACAACGTTATTGAATTAGGCATGCTTTTAGATTGGAAAATTTTTGGTTCTTTATGGCTAAAGGCTTTTAATTATTCCTGAACATATTTGTCGCCTGATTCTTTGTTTCTTTGCATGGCTAAATGATTGATTATGGATCCTCTTTCCCACCACAGTTGCTCGTTGGATGTAGTTGCATAGATTATAATGAGTTTCTTTTGTACTTTCAATGTTACAGATATTTTGGGAAACTCGTCACACTTTTTCTTGGATTAAAGAGGGAAATGTTGGAGTCTTTTCATTCTGTTTGAAGATTGTGAATTCTTGGGTTGTTTCAGTTTTTCTAATTAGTTAGAGCTAAGCACTGAGTTCAACAAAGTTTAACCAAAATTTGattagagaatttatttttataaatttaactagtcaattttcaacaacatcaaataacagactttccaaatctatcattattttattaaaatattgattttgacattttaatttattttaattctaattgtaatttaaatatttattcgttattaaaagaGTACACATGAATTTTCTAAcgttattttaaaagaaaaaattagcaTCAACTAATCATAATATTGCAGAACTAGAACTTGAAGCACTCCAGCAAAATAATGCCATGTCATTGAAATGATGACTGATAGAGACTGGCCGCCTTCTGTGGATGAGTTCAAGATTTGGGCATTTCGTGCTTTTGAGACGAAGAAAAATTTTCTAGAGTTGTGAGCTCGGCCAAAATGAATAGCACGCGATAGAGGGAATTTcttatgccaaaataatatttggccagcAACTTGGACTCAACAAATTTGACCAGTGAAAatgatcaaagttaaaaatatcGTAGCTTTGTTGAGTCTACTACAATGAGTTTTTATGCCATCTAATTAAACTTTAGCTAAAATATAACTATGTTGAGTCCACGGTGCTCTTATAGTATTGCAGCCCACTATTAAACTTGGTTTGCTCCAAACATCTATGTTTCTCCCTTTACCcaacattctttcttttcagctCTGAACATTTCTTTCGTTTGGTTCTCTCTCCAAATTCTCGACATTGCCGAAAAATATGATTTAAACAATATTGATTGCTGACGAATGATGCTCTTTCCAGCTCATGGGAGAGGGGAACATGCTATAGTCTCATGATGCATGGACAATAAACAATATTAGGAAACTAAAAAATCTTAGGACTGGGATTGAAGGAACAAGATAAATATCCTAATCCAACCATGGTAACTATCACATAAGCAAGGTTCATATGATTTCTGATTCATCTTTATATAGGTTTCCAGGGAAAGATTTAGTTAATTTAAAATCAAGGTTCCAATGGCAACCATTTTGTTGCTGAGAACAAGAGAGATGGGACTGATAAGGTTGAAGATTGTTTTCCAGAGTCATATTGCTGCTGGTAGGCGAAGCTACAACAACTCAGCTGTGCTTAGACTACTTCTACAAGTTCGACAGTTGCTTATTCTCTCCATCCTATATAACATCATCCCTTCAGGCCGTGGTATTCTGTTGTCTACTTCTTGCAATAGAGGCgttgtttttgttgttgatatgttCTGTAGGTTAAAGTTCTGGGACTAGAGGGAACTCTGAAAGGGTTGCGAAAGTGGTATGATTTGTTTGGAGTTGACATCAACCAGAAAACCCCAACTTTTGGGTGCCTCTCCGCAGAACCTGGGCTATTCTAGTTGAGTTCAGACTCGGAGGCTTGTTGAAGTTGGGATTATGCTACGCTTTTTAAAGTTGGGGGGCCTTGAAGAATTGAAGGGAGATTGGTTTTAAATGATCTCAGTTTGACTCATGTTGCCGTGAGCATGCATGTACATACAATGTATGTGCAGTAAGgaatatattaatttacattTTCGCTTTTATACAGAACAAAATCTAGTTTGGAttttctcaacaaaaaaaaaaaaaaatctagt
This window harbors:
- the LOC121265188 gene encoding 10 kDa chaperonin-like, which gives rise to MAKRLIPLLNRVLVEKIVPPSKTHAGILLPEKATKLNSGKVVAVGAGTHDKEGKLIPVSVKEGDTVLLPEYGGTQVKLGDKEYHLYRDDDILGTLHD